GTTGTGTGAACGCAACATTTCACTCACAATTTTTCCTATCATTTTGCATTCTATCGTTGTGGTTGTGAAAGGAAATTCCATTTGCTTGATATTCTTCTCTTCGTCGCAGTTCctacgatataatgaaattttgaaaacattGAAGTAAATATTTACACCACTGTATATAACCTATCTTTTTCTATGGACTTCTGTAATATATCTATTACTTCAATACACTTTTTGTATCTTAAGAAAGGAATATATAAGTTCAGtttttttcaataatgttGCGTTTTCGCAACTTTTGTGCATTATCTCGCCGCTTGGTCCTTAATGGGTTAAGATCCTTAAGATGAAAATTGTGCAGGGGGAGCAGCTGTTTCTCAAACCAGATCGTTTAGCAACCCTGAAGCCCCATTGCAAGATCGAGAAGCCGCCGCAGTACACGACGTTCAAGCCGAGCTCGAACAACTGAAGAGTttactatttctattttctattgatGTACACATTGATCGCACAAACATACACGCGTCCTATGGGGAACCGGAGGCAAACAggagaaacgagaagaagataAAGATGGAGATGGCAGAAGAATCGATAGGACGAGACTGAATAGTGGCACGCAATCAAAAACAGACAAGATTTACGAATAATTCGCTCTCTACCTCTCCTTCTCATTTCTTTCCTGTCCCTATTTCGTTTGTATGATTCGGCAGGAAAAATATTCGACGCAGAGTGAGATGTTTTgcatcgtcgatcgatacTTCCAGTCAACGAACTTTTGTTttgatttctctttctttctttcttcctttttcgcGACAGATTTCCCTTTCCTGTACAGATTCGACCAAGAGTACGCTCGAACGAACGAGAACACTGAACACGTGCCATTCGGTCGGTATTGTTGGCGTCGATAAAATTCGAGACTACTGAAGACACCGATAGGATTGTGACTTTTAACGTTAATCGATAGATTGCAtaatgaaaaatcattttcgCGCGACTAATACTGCCAATATGTTCTAACAAAGACGATCTCTACGATTTCAGTACCAATCAAAATGAAAACTATAtcaaaaagtatttataatgCTTGCGATAATGTTGTTAATAAAGCGGTGATTTTTAACAATTGCtggttttattaatattatgcgAACGTCGAGTCTAACTTACGCTCATGTCTGCGAGTTATCGAACGTTCGAAAAATCACGCAACGTAACGATTCGTTTGAAAACGTTTCTCTTACCTTCGCATGACTGTTGCCAGTATTATCAAAAGACTTTCAATAAAGGAATTGTGCAAACATCATTTGTCTTCGTTAATTGTAAGCACTGACTAATGATACCTGATTATACGATTTTAAGACGtcagttatttaaaatttttcattttatttaaattatcttgACGTACTGGATTAGCGATATTACTTCTATGGAGACTGTATAAtataagtaaaaaagaaagtgtTAAATATATCATTGTTATTAAACAAACGTAAGTAAAACTTATCTGATATAACGATGGTTGAGTTGTCTTAGAAAAAATATGCTTTGTTTAGTAACTTACgtaattaaatatgtttttagCGAAGCAATTCGTGTTTAATTTTACCTCAATTTCGTATACGAAAATAAcacaatttgtattttaaaagacGCGAACGATTTCAAATGATTACATGTAATTACGTATACAAGTTGCCACATGAAACAGAAAGCTCGTGGTAAATTTCGAAAGTAGTTAGTTGCAATGTTCTGTCGCATGAGGGCAGACAATGGCTCGACCCATATGAACGAGTAACTTTCATTTCACATGTTTACATGATCCATTCGTATGCGAGATTATCTCCATCGAGATTTATTCGTGTTAACGTGGGCAAGCGTGAAATACCGGTTATCCTTATACCGCGACGTATACTTTAAACACTGATTAAAATCTAACATAatagtttcaaaattttagtTGAAATCACAATACGTTAATAGTAAATTTGTAGTCATGGCGGTACGTGTACAATTCGAAAATAACAACGAAGTTGGAGTGTTTTCCAAGCTAACAAATTCTTATTGTCTAGTAGCAATTGGTGGTTCCGAGAATTTTTACAGGTATCAATAATAATGAGTCATTATCACTTTATCTTcaatcatacttaaacttatgTTGTGcaatacaataattttttccagTAACTTGACAATTTCATAACCCTGCATTGTCAATATGCGTTGACATAACacgtattatatttgtataattcataaaacaaatattattggTAATTGCAGTGTATTTGAGGCAGAATTAGCTGAAACCGTACCCGTAATTCACACATCAGTTGCAGGATGTCGTATAATTGGTCGATTATGCGTAGGTAAGCACGGTATGAGAGTTCAATCTCTAAAGTTTGAAATTAACCATGTTCAGATAAAAGCTTTAagcatgaaatataaatttgaacaGGAAACAAAAATGGATTGTTGGTGCCAAACACAACAACAGATACAGAACTGCAGCACATACGAAATTCCCTACCAGATAATGTTAAAGTACAAAGAGTCGAAGAAAGGTTATCTGCTCTGGGTAATGTTATTTCCTGCAACGACCATGTTGCTTTAGTACATCCTGATCTTGATAGGGCAAGTATTATACTAAGGAATaatcttaatttcttttctgtagAAATACTTAgcattgatattattttataggatACAGAAGAAATTTTAACTGACACATTGAATGTAGAAGTATTTAGGCAAACTGTGGCAAGTAATGTTCTTGTAGGCTCGTATTCTATATTATCGAATCAAGGTGGTTTAGTACATCCAAAAACATCCATACAAGATCAAGATGAATTATCATCTTTGTTACAAGTACCACTTGCGGTAagataatttcatatatttaaaaagtaagacataaaagacaaagaagttaaatgtttaattaccaaaataaaataccatGTACAGGCAGGCACAGTGAATAGAGGTAGTGATGTTATAGCTGGAGGAATGGTTGTAAACGATTGGATTGCCTTTTGTGGTATGGATACAACTTCGACAGAACTTTCAGTTATTGAAAGCGTTTTCAAACTTAATGAAGCTGTTCCAACTTCTATTACGTCAACTATGCGTGCGTCACTTATAGAAAGGTAATGTACATTAGGTCTTAATGATAACATTAATCAGATACGATGATATtaactaatatcttctacttGTTTCAGTATGTCTTAATCAAAACAAAATTCTTTGAgggaatatataaataatgtcTAAGACTATGTCAGTACTGCACAAAACAATAAGCATTATGCATTCAACAATACAGCTGCAGTAAAACTCACTTTCTGTATAATTCTGacacaaaataatttataattgtaataaaatttacattaatatttacactaaatatattattaagttctTACATGGACCATTTGAGCAACTTTTgccaaataaatataatctaTTGAGTGGAATGTAtctaaaaaaatatcttaaaataaaaaataaataatactaaatCACCAAATTAGACAGATAGAAAGAAAGTTATACTTACCTTTATTATATCTAATTAAAAAGATGAATTCTTGATATTatgtgtaataaattatttttccactAAACTTCCTTaactttgttaatatttttttaatgtatgaattgataaatataactgcatataaaacggaaatattctattgaaatatattttaatccttAATATTCTCTTTGAATACAAACATCTgcgttaaaaatgtaaattatttcgattatGACCCCAGCTGTCTTACTTAGTAAATGAGCCATTGTCAATAACATTGTGCGGACCAGCCTGCTAATTAAatctattacaaataaaaagggGCAGCCTGgatgttaataattttgatcAACAAGACTAGAGTAATGGTAATTGTTCGGTATGTAACAATTCGGAAGCAGCTGCAGAGTCTGCACACATAACTAATGTAATACCTGCTTGATAAGATGCAGGAATACGAATATGAGTTACACTAGTAGTTTGATTCTTAAGTTGGCGCCTCTGGGTATCGCGTATCATATTTACAACTTGACCTAGTAATAAATGACAAAAGAATAGTGTTCATTGTTTACCATATTGgtttacaatataaatatgaaacataCCAAAAACATTGAGCTTTCGCCACTTTTGATCCATAACAGCAAGTGGTGTTAAATCCGTATTGGGATTCCAATGAGCCAAAACATCCGCTCTTCGTACTAGTAAAATGCTAGGACTTACAAGTTGATGCCAGACATactaaaattgataaaaatttacatgtattatttaaataattaacttaTTTCGTTTATAATCTTACCTGTTCAGGTAAGCATTCTAATGGATTAGTTAAATAAATTCCTGCTTGTCCTACACCAAATATCATTTGATGATGCCATGCATCCGGAATATCATATCCTCCTCCACAATGTTGCAAATTTAGCGTTGCTATCGGTACAGCACCTAAAGTAAACTAGgatgtttatatttttgccACGCATATTTTATCGATTACGTACCTTTTGATATCCAATAGTGTAACCAATGGGACAATGAAACTTTTCTTTCCGGATAAAATGCAAAAAACTTTGTTATAACTGACCCATTTGTACATAAAGCTATACCACGAGCCAAATCTCCGTGTGTCGATCCAGCTATTGATCGACTGTATAAATATCGCGGTAGTGGCGTACCCAGTTCTCTTTGCCTAGTATTGACACCTTTTATTAATGTTTCTAATGAAAATGGTACATTTAAAGCCAACTACAAAaatcattatttaattaattaatcgaataactgtaaaaatattgaaatggtacaaatatttgatattaaacaTACTAAAGCGTTTATCGCAGCAGTAGCACCACATGCAGAAGTTGCTATTTGAGTTACTTGTTTCACTGTAGCTTCTTGTTCGCTCCATAGCATAACTTTTTCAACTATTATAAGGCCATCTAATCGTTCATTAGATAATTCGTTTTcctaaatgtatataaataaacacttgcataaattattacagttgcacgtaataaataaaaatatatcaaattataaTAAGCTGTATTAACTAGATTTGAGTCACCACTCTGATTAAATGCAGCTTGCTTATTGAGCATCAATTTCTTTGCCATCATACGATGGTAAAGAGTTGAACTGAGATTCACTCTCCGAGAGCttaaattcgaattttctgGAACAGAAGCTGATGAAGATTCAACCCACAATTCAGCATCTGAATCTCTATTGTCACCAGGTGAAATAAGATCTCCGCTTGTACTATGATATCCATATGATTCTTGAAGAGGACACTTTCTCTTACAATGCATTTTAGTAGTTTCCCattttgctataaattaatataatttaatacaatgATTTAAACAAACTGTATCTTCTCAAagtgtattaatataaaaaaagtaaagtaCCTGCTCCACTATTACTAGTACTTGGCATCCATGGTGAAGGATAATTTGGCTGTATGCTTGGTTCAGGAACAGATGGATTACTGCTGGAACATTGCTGAAGCTCTGCATTATTCACATTTTGTATACTTTGCTTTGGATTTTGAGATGTTGCTGTAATTCCTTGTTTAGCCACAACTTTACCACTACTTAAATCATTTAATACTGGATCTGGATCTACATTATCTAATGCTATATTCTGTATATCTTCATTTATAGAGGCCATATCACTGTCTCCTGTGTCCTATATTAAGAATGTTAAAGTAACTAATGAAAGAGAATTATGATTTTCTCATCACAATTCAATACCTGTTCACAAGAAGGCCCAGGATCAAAATCCATTTCCAAAAAGTCCATCTCTGGACTTGATCTACCACTATGACATTGTTCATCTTCCTCGCGTTCTTCCACTTGTCCTTGATTTATCTCTTCCTTCTGAATTAAATAAACTACATCATCATTTCCTttgtatatgtaaatacaaTAATCTTCCCCATCCGACATATCACCTTCATTTCCAGAACTTGAATCCTTCCTCTCATTCTGTTCTCTTTGTGTATTCTAGTTAACAaacatgtaaatttataacatattatattatagcaCAACAATAAAACTC
The nucleotide sequence above comes from Bombus fervidus isolate BK054 chromosome 6, iyBomFerv1, whole genome shotgun sequence. Encoded proteins:
- the Eif6 gene encoding eukaryotic translation initiation factor 6 — protein: MAVRVQFENNNEVGVFSKLTNSYCLVAIGGSENFYSVFEAELAETVPVIHTSVAGCRIIGRLCVGNKNGLLVPNTTTDTELQHIRNSLPDNVKVQRVEERLSALGNVISCNDHVALVHPDLDRDTEEILTDTLNVEVFRQTVASNVLVGSYSILSNQGGLVHPKTSIQDQDELSSLLQVPLAAGTVNRGSDVIAGGMVVNDWIAFCGMDTTSTELSVIESVFKLNEAVPTSITSTMRASLIESMS
- the LOC139988580 gene encoding uncharacterized protein, with translation MSSEEGASNSQKKNETRLEESLKKNGNQSIEQSTKSSKVIQLESKLNGDQAKLSNKLGDNSAKNHLSSKASIAFTNGTRSVQSNTCSFTNSMDQDTSQDILNASVSSMFLNTNNIKSQTMNTAVTSQLKHKTVMSTSALNLPKPPVHINLSSSQNNTHVNHCISGSYNTGATSSATLYLNNSAPVSSAIQSNISTAKPNEDIDMKNNVDYISGIEKCPSKVSCSSDSSPEMGSVWASRSYGSNSLLNNIGGSIGSTSQGTCCFLRPNINGNREVPGPSGLQKNTQREQNERKDSSSGNEGDMSDGEDYCIYIYKGNDDVVYLIQKEEINQGQVEEREEDEQCHSGRSSPEMDFLEMDFDPGPSCEQDTGDSDMASINEDIQNIALDNVDPDPVLNDLSSGKVVAKQGITATSQNPKQSIQNVNNAELQQCSSSNPSVPEPSIQPNYPSPWMPSTSNSGAAKWETTKMHCKRKCPLQESYGYHSTSGDLISPGDNRDSDAELWVESSSASVPENSNLSSRRVNLSSTLYHRMMAKKLMLNKQAAFNQSGDSNLENELSNERLDGLIIVEKVMLWSEQEATVKQVTQIATSACGATAAINALLALNVPFSLETLIKGVNTRQRELGTPLPRYLYSRSIAGSTHGDLARGIALCTNGSVITKFFAFYPERKVSLSHWLHYWISKGAVPIATLNLQHCGGGYDIPDAWHHQMIFGVGQAGIYLTNPLECLPEQYVWHQLVSPSILLVRRADVLAHWNPNTDLTPLAVMDQKWRKLNVFGQVVNMIRDTQRRQLKNQTTSVTHIRIPASYQAGITLVMCADSAAASELLHTEQLPLL